The genome window CGTCTTCAGCTCCTCGTCGCAGGGAACCGTCTCCAGGAACCCCCGATAGATGGCGGCGACGGTTTCCTCGATGGAGACGCATTTCTGGAGAAAGGTGCGGCTCAAGCCAGGGCTGTCCTGGCCCGTGGTGTTTTCCATCGTGTTGCCTCCCAAGGTCGATTCGTTGCGCCCGGTCCGTTGCCCCGCAAGAAGGAAAAGTCTCCGCACGCGTTTCGCCTCATGATAGGAAAAACCCGCCGGCCACGCCAGAAAAAAGTGGCCGCCGTCACATTTGGATCGTTGGGCCGGCATCCTGTGCAATGCCGCACACGGCAACTTCCCTTCCACCGGTCAGATCGAGAAGCATCTCGAAGCTGATCGCCGCGGCCGAATGGTCGTCTCCGGCGGCCGGGTAAACGGTGGTAAAACGGCGCAGGGAGGTGTCGAGGAGAATCTCAAGTCCCTCGGGCAGGAGAAAGGGACAGACCCCGCCGGGGACGTAGCCGGTCAGTTCATAGACCTCGTCGGCCGCGGGGAAGAGGACCTTCCCTTTCCGTCCAACGGCCTTTTTGAGCTGTGAACTCCTGACCTTGGCATCCCCGGACGTCACCACGAGGCAGGGGTGCCCGCCGACGAACAGGAGCATGCTTTTGGCGATCTCCGCCACGGAGCACCCCACGGCACGGGCCGCCATCTCGGCGTTGGGAGTGGACTGCTCGAAATGCCGGACCGGAATGCCCCGTTCGCAAAGGTGCCGCCGCACGTCGTCGAAGGTGGGCATGTCGCCTCCCCGAAAGTAAAAACCCCAGGACCGACAGGTCCTGGGGTTCGTGTTTTTTGGAGCGGGAAACGGGAT of Desulfuromonas sp. contains these proteins:
- a CDS encoding YbaK/EbsC family protein; protein product: MPTFDDVRRHLCERGIPVRHFEQSTPNAEMAARAVGCSVAEIAKSMLLFVGGHPCLVVTSGDAKVRSSQLKKAVGRKGKVLFPAADEVYELTGYVPGGVCPFLLPEGLEILLDTSLRRFTTVYPAAGDDHSAAAISFEMLLDLTGGREVAVCGIAQDAGPTIQM